In Polaribacter sp. L3A8, a genomic segment contains:
- a CDS encoding cell division protein FtsX, whose translation MSSKFDAYQKRRLLSSYFSVVVSIALVLFMVGVLGLVLLKSTFVANRVKEKVAITLFLKDNVSTKNRNNFKDSLQKEDFTRTIIYTSKEKAAKIYSEEIGEDFLKFLGENPLKNGIDIYLKADFVTPEKMQELEERFLKNTFVSDVSYDKPLINLLTKNIKRISFWLLVISGFFGVVAMILINSSIRLSIYSKRFNIKTMQMVGATKGFIRRPFIWQSIKLGILGALLAIIALGVVIYYVDKLAPSLALTKDYITLGYLVGGVFISAFLITWISTFFATQRFLNLKTDELYY comes from the coding sequence ATGTCTTCAAAATTTGATGCTTATCAAAAACGGCGACTGCTATCTTCTTACTTTTCAGTAGTAGTAAGTATAGCTTTGGTGCTTTTTATGGTTGGTGTTTTGGGGCTAGTTTTGTTAAAATCTACCTTTGTTGCCAATCGTGTAAAAGAAAAAGTAGCAATTACCTTGTTCTTAAAAGATAATGTTTCTACTAAAAATAGAAATAATTTTAAAGATTCTTTGCAAAAAGAAGACTTTACTAGAACAATTATTTACACAAGTAAAGAGAAAGCTGCAAAAATTTATAGTGAAGAAATTGGTGAAGATTTTCTTAAATTCCTAGGAGAGAATCCGTTAAAAAATGGCATAGATATCTATTTAAAAGCAGATTTTGTGACTCCAGAAAAAATGCAAGAGTTAGAAGAGCGTTTTCTTAAAAATACTTTTGTATCTGATGTTTCTTATGACAAACCATTAATTAATTTATTAACCAAAAATATAAAAAGAATTAGCTTTTGGCTATTGGTTATAAGTGGCTTTTTTGGTGTAGTAGCAATGATTTTAATTAATAGCTCAATTAGGTTATCTATATATTCTAAACGATTTAATATTAAAACCATGCAAATGGTAGGCGCCACAAAAGGGTTTATTAGAAGACCTTTTATTTGGCAAAGTATTAAGCTAGGTATATTAGGCGCTCTTTTGGCAATAATAGCATTAGGTGTTGTTATTTATTATGTAGATAAATTAGCACCTAGTTTAGCGTTAACTAAAGATTACATTACATTAGGATATTTAGTTGGGGGAGTTTTCATTTCTGCCTTTTTAATTACTTGGATCAGTACTTTTTTTGCGACACAACGTTTTTTAAACTTAAAAACAGACGAACTTTATTATTAA
- a CDS encoding DUF3098 domain-containing protein has protein sequence MENENTQQPDFLFGKKNYIIMIVGIIFIALGFIFMAGGGSDNPDVFNEEIYNWQRIRLAPTLVIIGLGIEIYAILANPKK, from the coding sequence ATGGAAAACGAAAACACACAACAACCAGATTTCTTATTTGGTAAAAAAAATTATATAATCATGATTGTTGGTATCATTTTTATTGCTCTAGGTTTTATATTTATGGCAGGTGGAGGAAGTGATAATCCGGATGTTTTTAATGAAGAAATCTACAATTGGCAACGTATTCGTTTAGCGCCAACATTAGTAATTATTGGTTTAGGAATTGAAATTTATGCTATTTTAGCAAATCCAAAAAAATAG
- a CDS encoding undecaprenyl-diphosphate phosphatase gives MDILEAIILGIIQGLTEFLPVSSSGHLELAKVILGDTSVPEESLTFTVVLHFATALSTLVIFRKEVAEIFKGLFQFKWNDECKFSLKIIISMLPAVIVGLLFEKELESFFGGKILLVGVMLLVTALLLLMADKAKNTNKEVSFWNSLLIGISQAIAMLPGISRSGATISTSVLLGIDRTRAARFSFLMVVPLIFGKIGKDLLGGDISFHSSEIIPISAGFIAAFLAGLLACKWMIALVKKSKLSYFSLYCAIVGFIAIGYALLN, from the coding sequence ATGGATATATTAGAAGCAATAATCTTAGGGATTATACAAGGATTAACAGAGTTTTTACCAGTTTCTTCAAGTGGGCACTTAGAACTTGCTAAAGTAATTTTAGGAGATACATCTGTACCTGAAGAAAGTTTAACTTTTACAGTAGTATTACATTTTGCGACTGCTTTAAGTACTTTAGTTATTTTTAGAAAAGAAGTAGCTGAAATCTTTAAAGGATTGTTTCAGTTTAAATGGAATGATGAATGTAAGTTTTCTTTAAAAATAATTATTTCTATGCTACCAGCAGTTATTGTTGGTTTACTTTTTGAAAAAGAATTAGAATCGTTTTTTGGAGGAAAAATTTTATTAGTAGGTGTTATGTTGTTAGTAACAGCATTGCTTTTATTAATGGCAGATAAAGCTAAAAACACTAATAAAGAAGTTTCTTTTTGGAACTCTTTACTTATAGGTATTTCTCAAGCAATTGCTATGTTGCCAGGTATTTCTAGATCTGGAGCAACAATTTCTACTTCTGTTTTATTAGGTATTGATAGAACAAGAGCAGCACGTTTTTCTTTTTTAATGGTTGTTCCATTAATTTTCGGAAAAATAGGTAAAGATTTATTAGGTGGAGATATCAGTTTTCACTCTTCAGAAATTATACCAATTTCAGCAGGTTTTATAGCAGCTTTTTTAGCTGGTTTATTGGCGTGTAAATGGATGATTGCTTTAGTTAAAAAAAGTAAATTATCTTATTTCTCATTATACTGTGCTATAGTTGGTTTTATTGCAATTGGTTACGCTCTTTTAAATTAG
- the truB gene encoding tRNA pseudouridine(55) synthase TruB — protein MTEEGFKNGQVLLIDKPLNWTSFQVVNKLRWEIRQRFNIKKIKVGHAGTLDPLATGLLIICTGKQTKEIHVYQGQEKEYTGTFTIGGTTPSYDLETEVDKTYPTAHITEELLRETTKQFMGDILQKPPIFSAIKKDGKRLYELARKGETTEINARTVTVSEFEITKINLPEVAFRVVCSKGTYIRSLAYDFGLALNSGAHLSALRRTKIGDFSVEKGVSVEGFIKGLQESTIES, from the coding sequence ATGACAGAAGAAGGTTTTAAAAATGGTCAGGTTTTATTAATTGATAAGCCTTTAAATTGGACTTCATTCCAAGTAGTTAACAAACTTAGATGGGAAATAAGACAACGCTTTAATATAAAGAAGATTAAAGTAGGTCATGCAGGTACTTTAGATCCGCTTGCAACAGGTTTGTTAATTATTTGTACAGGTAAGCAAACAAAAGAAATACATGTTTATCAGGGGCAAGAAAAAGAATATACAGGCACTTTTACAATTGGTGGCACAACACCAAGTTACGATTTAGAAACCGAAGTAGATAAAACGTACCCAACAGCACATATTACCGAAGAATTATTACGTGAAACTACCAAACAGTTTATGGGTGATATTCTGCAAAAGCCACCTATTTTTTCTGCTATAAAGAAAGATGGTAAACGTTTGTATGAGTTGGCAAGAAAAGGAGAAACTACAGAGATTAATGCAAGAACTGTAACGGTATCAGAATTTGAAATCACAAAAATAAATTTACCAGAAGTAGCATTTAGAGTTGTTTGTAGTAAAGGAACTTATATACGTTCTTTAGCGTATGATTTTGGACTAGCCTTAAACTCAGGAGCACATTTATCAGCATTAAGAAGAACCAAAATTGGTGATTTTTCTGTAGAAAAAGGAGTTTCCGTAGAAGGTTTTATTAAAGGTTTACAAGAAAGTACTATAGAATCTTAA
- the mscL gene encoding large conductance mechanosensitive channel protein MscL, whose protein sequence is MLKEFKEFITGGNVIEFAVAVIMAGAIGAVVKGFVSNIVMPIVGVFTGGVSLADQKYILSEAVLDAAGKVATPENAITYGAWIDTIINLIIVGFVMFMIVKAYNKTKKKEEAAPEAPKGPSQEDLLSEIRDLLAKK, encoded by the coding sequence ATGTTAAAAGAATTTAAAGAATTTATTACTGGTGGTAATGTAATTGAATTTGCAGTAGCAGTAATTATGGCAGGTGCAATTGGTGCAGTTGTAAAAGGATTTGTAAGTAATATTGTGATGCCAATTGTTGGTGTATTTACAGGAGGCGTAAGTTTAGCAGATCAAAAATATATATTATCTGAAGCAGTTTTAGACGCAGCTGGTAAAGTAGCAACTCCAGAAAACGCAATTACTTATGGTGCTTGGATAGATACAATTATCAATTTAATCATTGTTGGTTTTGTAATGTTTATGATTGTAAAAGCATACAACAAAACTAAAAAGAAAGAGGAAGCAGCTCCTGAAGCTCCAAAAGGACCAAGTCAAGAAGATTTATTATCAGAAATTAGAGATTTATTAGCTAAGAAATAA
- the alr gene encoding alanine racemase encodes MNNHVTVLEIDGNALLHNLNYFKGKLQPETKILAVVKAFGYGSDAVQIAKFLEEKVDYFAVAYAIEGIALREAGVETPILVLHPHIQNIASIVEYRLEPCLYNFKIFDAFLKLADETPLMNYPIHLKFNTGLNRLGFWHTDIPTIITNLKETTHIKVQSLFSHLAASEDLEEQEFSINQINNFAYIAQQFYKHLGYEPMLHILNTSGVINYPKAQFDMVRIGIGLYGFGNDDKETAQLKNTHNLTSIISQIHIIEPGETVGYNRAFTAKRQSKTATIPIGHADGLSRRLGNKKGYVLINNQKAKIIGNVCMDMIMVDITKIDCKEGDAVIVFNNQEMIQHIADVSETIPYETLTAISQRVNKVLK; translated from the coding sequence ATGAATAATCATGTTACAGTTTTAGAGATTGACGGAAATGCATTGTTGCACAATCTAAATTATTTTAAAGGGAAATTACAACCCGAAACAAAAATTTTAGCTGTTGTTAAAGCTTTCGGATATGGAAGTGATGCCGTACAAATTGCCAAATTTTTAGAAGAAAAAGTAGATTATTTTGCAGTCGCTTACGCAATTGAAGGAATTGCTTTGCGTGAAGCAGGTGTAGAAACGCCTATTTTAGTTTTACACCCACATATACAGAACATAGCATCTATTGTAGAATATAGGTTAGAACCTTGTTTATATAACTTTAAAATTTTTGATGCTTTTTTAAAATTAGCAGATGAAACTCCGTTAATGAATTACCCTATTCACCTAAAGTTTAATACGGGTTTAAATAGATTAGGTTTTTGGCATACAGATATCCCTACAATAATTACCAATTTAAAAGAAACAACACACATTAAAGTACAGTCTTTATTTTCTCATCTAGCCGCTAGTGAAGATTTAGAAGAGCAAGAGTTTAGCATCAACCAAATTAATAACTTTGCTTACATAGCACAACAATTCTACAAACACTTAGGTTACGAACCTATGTTACATATTTTAAACACTTCTGGCGTTATAAACTACCCAAAAGCACAGTTTGATATGGTTAGAATTGGTATTGGTTTGTATGGTTTTGGTAATGATGATAAAGAAACAGCCCAACTTAAAAACACACATAATTTAACATCTATTATCTCTCAAATTCATATTATAGAACCCGGAGAAACTGTTGGTTATAACAGAGCTTTTACAGCTAAAAGACAAAGTAAAACCGCTACAATACCTATTGGTCATGCAGATGGTTTGTCTAGAAGACTGGGTAATAAAAAAGGATATGTTCTTATCAATAATCAAAAAGCAAAAATTATTGGTAACGTTTGTATGGATATGATTATGGTAGATATTACTAAAATTGATTGTAAAGAAGGTGATGCCGTAATTGTCTTTAACAATCAAGAAATGATACAACACATTGCAGATGTTTCTGAAACAATACCGTACGAAACATTAACAGCAATTTCTCAACGCGTTAACAAAGTGTTAAAGTAG
- a CDS encoding thymidine kinase, with product MFLENTVNPSEQFGWIEVVCGSMFSGKTEELIRRLKRAQFAKQRVEIFKPAVDTRYDEEEVVSHNDNRIRSTPVPVASNIRLLATDVDVVGIDEAQFFDDEIVAVCNDLANRGVRVIVAGLDMDFKGNPFGPMPALMATAEYVTKVHAVCTHTGNLAHYSFRKAKNNDLVMLGETQEYEPLSRAAYYKAIQKQRILSQKDSESSSE from the coding sequence ATGTTTCTCGAAAATACAGTAAATCCTTCAGAACAATTTGGTTGGATTGAAGTAGTTTGTGGCTCTATGTTCTCTGGAAAAACAGAAGAACTGATTAGAAGATTAAAACGTGCACAATTTGCAAAGCAACGCGTAGAAATTTTTAAACCTGCGGTTGATACACGTTATGATGAAGAAGAAGTAGTGTCTCATAATGATAATAGAATTCGCTCTACACCTGTGCCTGTTGCCTCTAACATTCGCTTATTAGCTACAGATGTTGATGTTGTTGGTATTGATGAAGCTCAGTTTTTTGATGATGAAATTGTTGCTGTTTGTAACGATTTAGCAAACAGAGGCGTCCGTGTAATCGTTGCTGGTTTAGATATGGATTTTAAAGGAAATCCTTTTGGACCAATGCCTGCTTTAATGGCAACTGCAGAGTATGTTACAAAAGTACATGCAGTTTGTACACACACCGGAAACTTAGCGCATTACAGTTTTAGAAAAGCGAAAAATAATGATTTGGTAATGTTAGGGGAAACTCAAGAATATGAGCCTTTAAGTAGGGCTGCGTATTACAAAGCAATACAAAAACAAAGAATCTTAAGTCAAAAAGATTCTGAATCAAGTTCGGAATAA
- a CDS encoding glycosyltransferase family 4 protein, protein MSKPILIHTHFHKRRTGVTRSIENVLPFFDEKFETYIYGYNVEGSKISSSKLKSLLFSKKEVVVHCHRNNEIMRMLFFRFLGAKFKLIATRHAETTPSKLTLKLLKSADNVVTLIKSMSEKLGIENTIVGHGVNVNLFLPDNTKKLSNIKQENIILCAGRVRKAKGQVVLLEAAKVLKQDSNWALAIVGKIDKPVFLEELQAIVKKHDIEDQVYFVNETSDIISYYQASKIAVVPSFSEGFSLVTAEAMSCGCSVIATKNVGVHSSLITHAKNGYLFEAGNISELEKLISKSINNEIPHLGKQAREEILMNWSAKKEAENLIKVYQ, encoded by the coding sequence ATGTCTAAACCAATTTTAATACATACACACTTTCATAAACGTAGAACTGGAGTTACCAGAAGTATAGAAAACGTGTTACCTTTTTTCGATGAAAAGTTCGAAACCTATATTTATGGTTATAATGTAGAAGGCAGTAAAATTTCTTCATCAAAATTAAAATCATTATTATTTTCTAAGAAAGAAGTTGTGGTGCATTGTCATAGAAATAACGAAATAATGAGAATGTTATTTTTTCGTTTTTTAGGTGCAAAATTCAAATTAATTGCCACACGTCATGCAGAAACTACACCATCTAAACTCACTTTAAAGTTATTAAAAAGTGCAGACAATGTAGTTACACTTATTAAAAGTATGAGTGAAAAATTAGGGATAGAAAATACAATTGTTGGCCATGGTGTAAATGTTAATCTATTTTTGCCAGACAATACTAAAAAGCTTTCTAATATTAAGCAAGAAAATATTATTTTGTGTGCAGGAAGAGTTCGTAAAGCAAAAGGACAAGTTGTTTTGTTAGAAGCGGCCAAGGTTTTAAAACAAGATAGTAATTGGGCGTTAGCAATTGTTGGTAAAATAGATAAGCCTGTTTTTTTAGAAGAGCTACAGGCAATTGTTAAAAAACATGATATAGAAGATCAAGTTTATTTTGTAAATGAAACATCAGACATTATTTCTTATTATCAAGCGTCAAAAATAGCTGTTGTTCCTAGCTTTTCTGAAGGTTTTTCTTTGGTTACAGCAGAAGCAATGTCTTGTGGTTGCTCTGTAATTGCAACTAAAAATGTAGGTGTGCATTCATCACTAATAACACATGCTAAAAATGGCTATTTATTTGAAGCAGGTAATATTTCTGAATTAGAAAAACTAATATCAAAATCTATAAATAATGAAATTCCGCATTTAGGAAAACAAGCAAGGGAAGAAATTTTGATGAATTGGAGTGCAAAGAAAGAAGCAGAAAACTTAATAAAGGTTTACCAATAA
- a CDS encoding DUF4252 domain-containing protein — MKHLATILFAFFITTISAQEAAFQNFYKVNKEKSTFSINLSASLAGSFLDDEEDGDLMNIIRKSSDFKLMIFDNQDNAVSSDFRKFSRKNDLKTLARVKENGSKAELFFIEKGNYIREIIIRTNSDSDKMVLFGLKTKITHDELAAMISSSDIKVSSN, encoded by the coding sequence ATGAAACATTTAGCAACTATTTTATTTGCCTTTTTTATTACAACCATTTCTGCACAAGAAGCAGCATTTCAAAACTTCTATAAAGTTAATAAAGAAAAGTCAACGTTTTCTATCAATTTATCAGCGTCTTTAGCGGGTTCTTTTTTAGATGATGAAGAAGATGGAGATTTAATGAATATTATTAGAAAATCTAGCGATTTTAAACTCATGATTTTCGATAATCAAGACAATGCGGTTTCTAGCGATTTTAGAAAATTTAGCAGAAAAAACGACTTAAAGACATTGGCACGAGTAAAGGAAAACGGAAGTAAAGCCGAATTATTTTTTATCGAAAAAGGCAATTACATCAGAGAAATAATTATTAGAACCAATAGCGATTCAGATAAAATGGTCTTGTTTGGCTTAAAAACTAAAATTACGCATGATGAATTAGCCGCAATGATTTCATCTTCAGATATAAAAGTTTCATCAAATTAA
- a CDS encoding arsenate reductase family protein: protein MKKVYFLQTCDTCRRILKEVNTDGFERQEIKANNVTTAQLEEMYALSGSYEALFNKRAKLYKSMDLKNQVLSEADYRQFLLDEYTFLKRPVFIVDKEIFIGNSKKVIEALKEKIG from the coding sequence ATGAAGAAAGTCTATTTTTTACAAACTTGTGATACTTGCCGAAGAATTTTAAAAGAGGTAAATACCGATGGTTTTGAGCGACAAGAAATTAAAGCAAACAATGTTACAACGGCGCAATTAGAAGAAATGTACGCACTTTCTGGCAGTTATGAGGCGCTTTTTAACAAACGTGCTAAGTTGTATAAGTCTATGGATTTAAAAAACCAAGTTTTGTCTGAAGCTGATTATAGACAATTTCTTTTAGATGAGTACACGTTTTTAAAGCGTCCGGTTTTTATTGTTGATAAAGAAATTTTTATTGGAAACAGTAAAAAAGTAATTGAAGCATTAAAAGAGAAGATTGGTTAA
- a CDS encoding DinB family protein produces the protein MNIQFDLLRTSRTLVLKELEGLTLEQIHTTPAGFKNNIAWNVAHLVVTQQLLNYKLAGLNCLCPEELIEDYKKGTVPTKTFTEEEFEEVKELLLGLPDTLQEDYEAGIFENYTEYPTSTGFVINSIEAAISFNNFHEGIHYGIIRSIKKFL, from the coding sequence ATGAACATACAATTCGATCTTTTAAGAACATCTCGCACACTAGTTTTAAAAGAATTAGAGGGCTTAACTTTAGAACAAATCCATACTACACCAGCTGGTTTTAAAAATAACATTGCTTGGAATGTGGCACATTTAGTGGTTACGCAGCAGCTTTTAAACTACAAATTAGCAGGTTTAAACTGTTTATGTCCAGAAGAATTAATCGAAGATTATAAAAAAGGAACCGTACCAACAAAAACTTTTACAGAAGAGGAGTTTGAAGAAGTAAAAGAGTTGCTTTTAGGTTTGCCAGACACTTTGCAAGAAGATTATGAAGCAGGTATTTTTGAGAATTATACAGAGTACCCAACAAGTACCGGTTTTGTAATTAATTCTATTGAAGCTGCTATTTCTTTTAACAATTTTCACGAAGGTATTCACTACGGAATTATTAGATCTATCAAGAAATTTTTATAG
- a CDS encoding cystathionine gamma-synthase, with the protein MKFNTKTIHGGQKPEAATGAVVPPIFQTSTYAQSSLGSDQEYHYSRGSNPTRTALENSLASIESGTHGFAFSSGLAAIDCVLRTLNPGDEIIAGIDLYGGTYRMFTRLFEKYGLEFTYVDTDSVENVAKAVTEKTKLVWLETPTNPLMKIADIQAISRAVKDIGSNILIAVDNTFATPYLQQPLNLGVDIVMHSATKYLGGHSDIIMGALIVKDAKLAEELHFIQFAAGAIAGPMDAFLALRGIKTLHLRMQRHCENAMAVARFLKEHSKVDAIYYPGLEDHPNHAIAKKQMKAFGGVVSFSLKDKSKEATFNFLENIKFFTLAESLGGVESMVNHSATMSHASMPEKERLKIGVTASLIRLSVGIEDISDILADLQHALNA; encoded by the coding sequence ATGAAATTTAATACAAAAACCATTCACGGAGGTCAGAAGCCAGAAGCGGCAACGGGAGCAGTAGTACCACCTATTTTTCAAACATCTACCTATGCGCAATCTAGCTTGGGTTCAGACCAAGAATACCATTATTCTAGAGGGTCAAACCCTACAAGAACGGCGTTAGAAAATAGTTTGGCTTCCATAGAAAGCGGAACGCATGGTTTTGCATTTTCATCTGGTTTGGCAGCCATAGATTGTGTACTAAGAACACTAAACCCTGGTGATGAAATTATTGCAGGAATCGATTTGTATGGCGGCACTTACAGAATGTTTACACGTTTGTTCGAAAAATACGGATTAGAATTTACCTATGTAGATACGGATTCTGTAGAAAATGTAGCGAAGGCAGTTACAGAAAAAACAAAATTAGTTTGGTTAGAAACTCCAACAAATCCGTTAATGAAAATTGCAGATATTCAAGCAATTTCTAGAGCTGTAAAAGATATAGGTTCTAACATTTTAATAGCAGTAGATAATACTTTTGCAACACCTTATTTGCAGCAACCTTTAAATTTAGGAGTAGATATTGTAATGCATTCCGCTACTAAATATTTAGGTGGCCATTCAGATATAATAATGGGTGCTTTAATTGTAAAAGACGCAAAATTAGCAGAAGAATTGCATTTTATTCAGTTTGCAGCAGGTGCTATTGCAGGTCCTATGGATGCTTTTCTAGCATTAAGAGGTATCAAAACATTACATCTTAGAATGCAACGTCATTGCGAGAATGCAATGGCAGTAGCTCGTTTCTTAAAAGAACATTCAAAAGTAGATGCTATTTATTATCCAGGTTTAGAAGACCATCCAAACCATGCTATTGCAAAAAAACAAATGAAAGCTTTTGGAGGCGTAGTTTCTTTCAGTTTAAAAGACAAAAGCAAAGAAGCTACTTTTAATTTTTTAGAGAACATTAAGTTTTTTACGTTGGCAGAATCTTTAGGAGGTGTGGAGAGTATGGTAAATCATTCGGCAACCATGTCGCATGCATCAATGCCAGAAAAAGAACGTTTAAAAATAGGTGTTACAGCTTCTTTAATTCGCTTAAGTGTTGGTATCGAAGACATCAGTGATATACTTGCAGATTTACAACACGCATTAAACGCATAA
- a CDS encoding Ig-like domain-containing protein, producing the protein MKPIFRFLFFSLSFLLLTNCARTGRPEGGPKDEDAPLFVTANPPYETINFDKKEIKLNFNEFIKLKDLNKQLIVSPPLKSPLLVTPQGTASKFLTLKILDTLIKNTTYIINFGNAVEDNNEGNKLENFKYVFATGNYIDSLTTSGEIVDAYLDDRQKSINVLLYKIDSAFTDSIIFKTKPNYVANTLDTSSFNFTNLKEGKYLMIALKETANDYLFNPREDKIGFFTDTITLPKDSIVKKPIKLFKETLPYKFRRGKEISKGKIAFGYEGEIKDLKVKIISETPKDFKSISRFETDKDTLNYWFKPFEADSLNFIVTNDNFIDTLTVKLRKKKIDTLIVSSSVSGTLHFRDTLFIKGNNPFVRIDTTKITLTDKDTLAVSYTSFISKKENKIALLFDKKPEQNYTLKILPDAIFDIFEQKNDTLKFSLNTKEIEDYGRITMDIKNQTSNSLIIELLEGKNKDKLIERRYISDSKQIQFNLLEPKTYFVRAIIDVNKNNKWDTGNYLLKQQPENIIYFSEELKVRANYYLDGNVFTVKNPE; encoded by the coding sequence GTGAAACCAATTTTTAGATTTCTTTTTTTTAGCCTCTCTTTCCTACTTTTAACTAACTGTGCACGAACAGGAAGACCAGAAGGTGGCCCAAAAGATGAAGACGCACCTTTGTTTGTTACTGCGAATCCGCCTTATGAAACTATCAATTTTGATAAAAAAGAAATTAAATTAAACTTTAACGAGTTTATAAAATTGAAAGATTTAAACAAACAACTCATTGTTTCTCCACCACTAAAAAGCCCTTTATTGGTAACACCACAAGGAACTGCAAGTAAATTTTTAACTTTAAAAATTCTTGATACTTTAATTAAAAATACAACCTACATCATTAACTTTGGTAATGCTGTAGAAGACAATAATGAGGGTAATAAATTAGAAAATTTTAAATATGTATTCGCTACCGGAAATTATATAGATTCCTTAACAACTTCCGGAGAAATCGTAGACGCTTATTTAGATGATAGACAAAAAAGTATTAATGTGCTCTTATATAAAATAGACAGTGCTTTTACAGATTCTATTATTTTTAAAACCAAACCTAATTATGTAGCGAACACTTTAGATACTTCTTCTTTTAATTTTACAAACTTAAAAGAGGGGAAATATCTAATGATTGCCTTAAAAGAAACAGCAAACGATTATCTTTTTAATCCTAGAGAAGACAAAATAGGTTTTTTTACAGACACTATAACATTGCCTAAAGATAGCATTGTTAAAAAACCAATTAAATTATTTAAGGAAACTTTACCCTATAAATTTAGACGTGGTAAAGAAATTTCTAAAGGAAAAATTGCATTTGGTTATGAAGGTGAAATAAAAGATTTAAAAGTTAAAATTATCTCTGAAACACCTAAAGATTTTAAAAGTATTTCGAGGTTTGAAACCGACAAAGACACACTAAATTACTGGTTTAAACCTTTTGAAGCAGACTCTTTAAACTTTATAGTTACCAACGATAATTTTATTGATACGCTTACTGTAAAACTTCGTAAGAAAAAGATAGACACCCTAATAGTAAGTAGTTCTGTATCTGGTACGCTACATTTTAGAGACACTTTATTTATTAAAGGGAATAACCCATTTGTAAGAATTGACACTACTAAAATTACACTTACAGATAAGGACACGCTAGCAGTCTCGTACACTAGTTTTATTTCTAAAAAAGAGAATAAAATTGCCTTACTTTTTGATAAAAAACCAGAACAAAACTATACCTTAAAAATATTACCTGATGCTATTTTTGACATCTTTGAGCAAAAAAATGATACCTTAAAATTTAGCTTAAACACAAAAGAGATTGAAGATTACGGAAGAATTACTATGGATATAAAAAACCAAACTTCTAACTCTTTAATTATTGAACTTTTAGAAGGAAAAAATAAAGACAAACTAATAGAAAGACGTTATATATCTGACTCTAAACAAATACAATTTAATCTTTTAGAGCCAAAAACTTATTTTGTAAGAGCTATAATTGACGTGAATAAAAATAATAAATGGGATACAGGAAACTACTTACTAAAACAGCAGCCAGAAAATATTATTTATTTCTCTGAAGAACTAAAAGTAAGAGCCAATTATTACTTAGATGGTAATGTTTTTACCGTTAAAAACCCTGAATAG
- a CDS encoding ComF family protein encodes MRILKDLFNLFYPKLCANCEHQLTQNENVLCTFCRHDLPLTNFTSYIENKITKTFYGRVAIEKANSLLFYRKVGITKKLIHELKYKGNEEVGSFFGNWLGEILKENKEFVDIDVIIPVPLHPKKRRQRGYNQVTKFGKTLSKHLDKPLIENILLRTSTSKTQTFKARFERFNNIDTKFQLSDFTILKNKHVLLIDDVITTGATLEACAKELQKTAGVKISILTMAYTE; translated from the coding sequence ATGCGAATTTTAAAAGACTTATTCAATCTTTTTTACCCAAAACTGTGTGCTAATTGTGAGCATCAATTAACACAGAATGAAAATGTACTCTGTACATTTTGCCGTCACGATTTACCTTTAACCAATTTTACTAGCTATATAGAGAACAAGATAACAAAAACTTTTTACGGACGAGTTGCCATAGAAAAAGCTAATTCTTTATTATTTTATAGAAAAGTAGGGATTACAAAAAAGTTAATTCACGAATTGAAGTACAAAGGAAACGAAGAAGTAGGTAGCTTTTTTGGTAATTGGTTAGGCGAAATATTAAAAGAAAACAAAGAATTTGTAGACATCGATGTTATTATTCCTGTTCCATTACATCCTAAAAAACGTAGACAAAGAGGTTATAATCAAGTTACCAAATTCGGAAAAACATTAAGCAAACACTTAGACAAACCGTTAATAGAAAACATTTTACTGAGAACATCAACCTCAAAAACCCAAACTTTTAAAGCTCGTTTTGAACGTTTTAATAATATTGACACCAAATTTCAGTTATCTGACTTCACAATATTAAAAAATAAACACGTTTTATTAATTGATGATGTAATTACCACGGGCGCAACTTTAGAAGCCTGCGCAAAAGAATTGCAAAAAACAGCTGGCGTAAAAATCAGTATTTTAACAATGGCTTATACAGAGTAA